Genomic DNA from Nicotiana tabacum cultivar K326 chromosome 21, ASM71507v2, whole genome shotgun sequence:
AGTCCTAACTTGGAGGATTATGTTAATGGCTCTACGAGTATCCCATCAGAAATCAAGGCTAGGTCAGGAATTGACTTGGTAGTTGATCTGAATGCTGAAAAGAGGAAAATCACATAAAAAAATGTCAAAGTTCACAGGTGCCTCAACAACATATAGAAGTTACTTCCCCAAATAGAGTCACAGTAGTGATTCCTGAAGATCAAATGCAAACTGAACAAGGAAATGAGGGTGAAGATGGCTTCTCTCCGGTTATTTATGGTGGGAGCAGAaacaagaagaaaggaaaaaagaacaaagacaaaacctatgttcCTCTAggaggaaaatcaaaataatccCCTCTTTTTTCCATGATAAGTGCCATCTTCTGGAATATAAGAGGAGTTAACACCAAAAAAGCCTTGCCAAGGCTCAAAACACTTAGTACCATCAATAAAGTTGAGTTCATAGCCATCATGGAACCGTTTGTTAGTATGAACAAAATTGCGAGATACATGAAGTTCTTAGGATTTCAGCACTACATGTCCAACACCAATAGGATAATTTGGCTTATGTGGTCATGAAACAACCAGACTAGTGTGGTTGAGAATGACGATCAATAAATTACTATCAAAATGCAAAATGGGGCtactaataataatattttattaactTATGTATATGCTAAATGTATTGCAAAAGAAAGGAAGGACTTATGGTGTAGCTTGGAAAATATTCATGCGCAAATTGATGGACCATGGTGCATCGGAGGAGACTTCAATGTTATCCTGGATCCAGATGAAAAAAATAGGAGGCAGACCTCACAAAATGTACAAAAGCTTGGATTTCAATAGTTGTATAAATAATTGTGAAGTTATGGACTTGGGGTTCGTTGGGCCTAAGTTCACTTGGTGTAACAACTGGGAACCCAAAAGAAGAATCTGGAAAAGGTTGGATAGAATATTTGTTAACGACCAATGGTGCCAACTTTTTCAAAATAATATGGTTAGACACCTACCAAGAACAGGTTCTGACCACAGGCCTCTTCTTATTAGTTGTTATAACACCATCCAGAATAGGATTAAGTATTTCAGGTTCTTGGATTTCTGTGCAGAGCAACCTTCTTTTATGCAACTAGTTGAGGAAGTGTGGAAGACTCGAATAAATGGAAACTCTATGTGGAGACTACAACAAAAGTTGAAACTTCTTAGTAAAAGACTCTCTCAATGGTCTAAAGAGGATATAGGTAACATTTACGATCAAGTCCATGTATGGGAGGTAAAAGTACACGATCTAGAGGAAATGGAGTTGGTTAACAACACTGACACATCTAGAGCTGAACTAAACAAGGGTCAGGCTGAGTATATCAAATGGATGAGTATGCAAGATGCTATCTTGCGACAGAAGTCTAGAATAAAATGGTTTGATGAAGGAGACTCCAATACCAACTATTTCCATAGTATCATCAGAGACAGGAGAAGGAGGCTTCAACTACATAGAATTAAAGATCACATAAATAGATGGGTTGAAGGGGGTGACAACATATCCAAAGCAGCGATTCATCATTTCCAGAAGTTGTTTAACATTAAGCATCAATTTAATGACTATGACATCCTCAATTTTATTCCCATATGCATCACTACTGATGACAATGCTCACCTCACTGCCATTCCGGACATAGAGGAAATTAAAGAAGCTATTTTCCCCATGAGTTCTTCTAGTGTTGCAGGACCAGATGGTTACAATGGcactttctttcaaaaattttgggAGATTATCAAGGAAGATATTAATGAATTCATCCAGGATTGTTTTAATGGGAAAAGAATGACTAAATTTTTTTCTCACACATGTCTGGCCCTTATTCCTAAAGTGGATTCCCCAACTAACTTCTCTAAGCTTAGACCTATTAGCCTGAGCAACTTTACTAGCAATATCATATCAAAGATTCTCGCGAAAAGGCTTAATCCTATGCTTGGAAAAATCATCTCAGAAAATCAAAGTGGATTTTTCAAAAGAAGGATGATTACTGAAAACATCCTGCTCGCACAAGAAATTGCCCAGAATATTAACAAAAATAACAGAGAAGGAAATATGATCATCAAGCTAGACATGGCTAAAGCCTATGACAGAATGTCATGGAATTTTTTTATGTCTGTTGTGAGGAACTTTGGTTTTTCAGAAGAATGGATTGCTCTTATTTGGGGTCTGGTGGATGAGGTTTGGTACTCAATCATTATTAACGGCACCAGAAAGGGTTTCTTCACCTCATCACAAGGTCTTAAGCAAAGTGATCCTTTATCGCCATCTCCTTTCATCATCGGAGCTGATGTGCTAACAAGATCCTTGAATAGTCTTACTGCTCAGGCAAACTTCACTCCTTTTACCATGGATCACAGAGGTCCTATCATTAATCACCTCGCTTATGCTGACAATATAGTTATCTTCTCTGGATGAAACAATGCCTCTATCAAACTTATCAAGAAACAAATCAGGAGATATGAGAAAGTTTCTGGGCAAAAAGTCAACAATGATAAAATCTTTTTCATTACTACGCCAAACACTTCCCCTACAAGGATTAACAGAATGAGACAAGCCTCTAGTTTCATGGAAAAAAAATTTCCTTTCAATTATCTTGGATGCCCGATATGGTAGGAAAACAACTACTCTTTTTAATGGCATGCTTTCCAATATTGTGAAAAAGCTCAATGGTTGGCAAGGTAGGATGATGTACATTAGAGGAagagccatccttcttcggtCAATGCCTACAtacatactgtcacgacccaaaattcaactagtcgtgatggcacctaacccaacccgc
This window encodes:
- the LOC142175380 gene encoding uncharacterized protein LOC142175380, whose protein sequence is MVRHLPRTGSDHRPLLISCYNTIQNRIKYFRFLDFCAEQPSFMQLVEEVWKTRINGNSMWRLQQKLKLLSKRLSQWSKEDIGNIYDQVHVWEVKVHDLEEMELVNNTDTSRAELNKGQAEYIKWMSMQDAILRQKSRIKWFDEGDSNTNYFHSIIRDRRRRLQLHRIKDHINRWVEGGDNISKAAIHHFQKLFNIKHQFNDYDILNFIPICITTDDNAHLTAIPDIEEIKEAIFPMSSSSVAGPDGYNGTFFQKFWEIIKEDINEFIQDCFNGKRMTKFFSHTCLALIPKVDSPTNFSKLRPISLSNFTSNIISKILAKRLNPMLGKIISENQSGFFKRRMITENILLAQEIAQNINKNNREGNMIIKLDMAKAYDRMSWNFFMSVVRNFGFSEEWIALIWGLVDEVWYSIIINGTRKGFFTSSQGLKQSDPLSPSPFIIGADVLTRSLNSLTAQANFTPFTMDHRGPIINHLAYADNIVIFSG